Part of the Candidatus Omnitrophota bacterium genome is shown below.
GATTTCATTATTCCCGCTTTAAAGGCCAATGCTGTTTATGAGGGTAAATACCTTTTGGCTACGGCGTTGGGCAGGCCGTTAATCGCTAAATATTTAGTGCAGATTGCGCATAAAGAGAAGGCCGGACTGGTTGCGCACGGCTGCACCGGAAAAGGCAATGATCAGGTCAGGCTTGAGGTTGCCGTGGGTATACTTGATCCGAAATTGGAAATTATTGCTCCGGTTAGAGAATGGGAATTTAAATCGCGGGAAGAAGAGATTGAATATGCGTTAAAATATAATATCCCGATTGATGTAACCAAGAAAAAACCTTACAGTGTTGACAGGAACCTTTGGGGCATAAGCATAGAGGCCGGCGTCTTAGAAAATTTGGAGCAGGAGCCTCCGGAAGACGCCTATATGATTACCAAGAGCCCGACGCATAATTCAAGCTATCCCCGGTATATTGAGGTAACTTTTGCAAAGGGAGTGCCGGTTAAAATCGACGGAAAAGTTTTTAAGGCCAAGAATCTGATTAATTACCTTAATGAAGTTGGCGGGCAATTTGGGGTAGGCAGAAGCGATATGGTTGAGAATAGGCTGGTGGGGATTAAATCCCGGGAGATTTATGAGGCACCCGCGGCTACTATCCTTTATACCGCGCATAAAGAATTAGAGGCGTTGGTGCTGGATAGAGAGCTGGCGCATTTTAAGGAAATGATCAGCCTTAAGTATGCTGAATTAGTTTATTATGGTTTGTGGTTTTCTGCTTTAAAAGATGCTTTGGATGGTTTTGTGGATAAGACGCAAAAGTTAGTCAGCGGAACCATTAAACTGAGACTGTCTAAAGGATCCTGCGTTGTGGCGGGGAGAAAATCCAACAACTCACTCTATAAAAAAGAATTGAGTACTTACGGTAAAGAAGATAAATTCGACCAGAAGTTGGCCGAAGGTTTCATTAAGTTATGGGGAATGCCTTATA
Proteins encoded:
- a CDS encoding argininosuccinate synthase translates to DFIIPALKANAVYEGKYLLATALGRPLIAKYLVQIAHKEKAGLVAHGCTGKGNDQVRLEVAVGILDPKLEIIAPVREWEFKSREEEIEYALKYNIPIDVTKKKPYSVDRNLWGISIEAGVLENLEQEPPEDAYMITKSPTHNSSYPRYIEVTFAKGVPVKIDGKVFKAKNLINYLNEVGGQFGVGRSDMVENRLVGIKSREIYEAPAATILYTAHKELEALVLDRELAHFKEMISLKYAELVYYGLWFSALKDALDGFVDKTQKLVSGTIKLRLSKGSCVVAGRKSNNSLYKKELSTYGKEDKFDQKLAEGFIKLWGMPYKR